A section of the Pedobacter sp. HDW13 genome encodes:
- the groL gene encoding chaperonin GroEL (60 kDa chaperone family; promotes refolding of misfolded polypeptides especially under stressful conditions; forms two stacked rings of heptamers to form a barrel-shaped 14mer; ends can be capped by GroES; misfolded proteins enter the barrel where they are refolded when GroES binds), whose amino-acid sequence MSKQVKYNVEARDALKRGVDILANAVKVTLGPKGRNVIIDKKFGSPAITKDGVTVAKEIELKDAVENMGAQMVKEVASKTADIAGDGTTTATVLAQAIITTGIKNVAAGANPMDLKRGIDKAVAAVVENLKTQSQTVGEDNNKIKQVASISANNDEVIGSLIAEAMSKVGKDGVITVEEAKGTETEVKTVEGMQFDRGYLSPYFVTNADKMEAELDSPYILIYDKKISNMKELLPVLEKTVQTGKPLVIISEDLDGEALATLVVNKIRGSLKVVAVKAPGFGDRRKAMLEDIAILTGGTVISEERGYKLENADLTYLGSAEKVVVDKDNTTVINGAGNTEDIKARVNQIKAQIETTTSDYDKEKLQERLAKLAGGVAVLYVGAASEVEMKEKKDRVDDALHATRAAVEEGIVAGGGVAFIRAVASIADLKGANEDENTGIQIIRRAIEEPLRQICENAGIEGSIVVQKVKEGTADYGYNARTGVYENLIGAGVIDPTKVSRVALENAASIAAMLLTTEVVLADEPEEGGAPMPPMGGGGMGGMM is encoded by the coding sequence ATGTCTAAACAAGTAAAATATAACGTAGAAGCACGCGACGCCCTGAAAAGAGGTGTTGATATTCTTGCAAATGCAGTAAAAGTAACCTTAGGTCCAAAAGGACGTAACGTAATTATCGATAAAAAATTCGGTTCACCGGCAATCACCAAAGATGGTGTTACTGTTGCTAAAGAAATCGAATTGAAAGATGCAGTTGAGAACATGGGTGCTCAAATGGTTAAAGAAGTAGCTTCTAAAACAGCTGATATTGCTGGTGATGGTACTACTACTGCTACCGTTTTAGCGCAGGCTATTATTACTACTGGTATTAAAAACGTTGCTGCTGGTGCAAATCCAATGGATTTAAAACGCGGTATCGACAAAGCTGTTGCTGCTGTTGTAGAAAACTTAAAAACTCAATCGCAAACCGTTGGCGAAGACAACAACAAAATTAAACAGGTTGCTTCTATTTCGGCTAATAACGACGAGGTAATCGGTTCGTTAATTGCTGAGGCAATGAGCAAAGTAGGTAAAGATGGTGTAATTACTGTTGAAGAAGCAAAAGGTACTGAAACTGAAGTAAAAACAGTAGAAGGTATGCAGTTTGATAGAGGTTATCTATCTCCTTACTTCGTTACCAATGCAGATAAAATGGAAGCTGAACTAGACAGCCCTTACATTTTAATCTACGATAAAAAAATCAGCAACATGAAAGAATTGTTGCCGGTTTTAGAAAAAACTGTTCAAACTGGTAAACCATTAGTAATCATTTCTGAAGATTTAGATGGTGAAGCTTTAGCTACTTTGGTAGTAAACAAAATCCGTGGTTCACTGAAAGTTGTGGCTGTTAAAGCTCCAGGTTTCGGCGACAGAAGAAAAGCAATGTTAGAAGACATCGCTATTTTAACTGGTGGTACTGTTATTTCGGAAGAAAGAGGTTACAAATTAGAAAATGCTGATTTAACTTACTTAGGTTCTGCCGAGAAAGTTGTTGTTGATAAAGACAATACAACTGTAATTAACGGTGCAGGTAACACTGAAGATATTAAAGCCCGTGTTAACCAGATTAAAGCGCAAATCGAAACTACTACTTCTGATTACGATAAAGAAAAATTACAAGAGCGTTTGGCTAAATTAGCTGGCGGTGTTGCAGTTCTTTACGTTGGTGCAGCAAGTGAGGTTGAAATGAAAGAGAAAAAAGACCGTGTTGATGATGCTTTACATGCAACCCGTGCGGCTGTAGAAGAAGGTATTGTTGCTGGTGGTGGTGTTGCTTTCATCCGCGCTGTAGCTTCTATCGCTGATTTAAAAGGTGCTAACGAAGACGAAAACACTGGTATCCAGATCATCCGCCGTGCTATTGAAGAGCCATTACGTCAGATTTGCGAAAACGCAGGTATCGAAGGTTCTATCGTGGTACAAAAAGTTAAAGAAGGTACTGCTGATTACGGTTACAATGCCCGTACTGGTGTTTACGAAAACTTAATTGGTGCCGGTGTTATCGATCCAACTAAAGTAAGCCGTGTAGCATTAGAAAACGCAGCATCTATTGCAGCAATGTTATTAACTACTGAAGTTGTTTTAGCAGACGAGCCTGAAGAAGGTGGTGCTCCAATGCCTCCAATGGGCGGCGGCGGTATGGGCGGTATGATGTAA
- the groES gene encoding co-chaperone GroES, translating to MALNLKPIAGSSNRVIVEPAAAEEKTASGLYIPDTAKEKPSKGTVVSVSEEDAEGKKASVKVGDVVIYGKYGGTEFPYEGKDYLIMRETDIYAVVG from the coding sequence ATGGCGTTAAACCTTAAACCAATTGCTGGCAGTTCGAACAGAGTAATAGTTGAACCGGCTGCAGCAGAAGAAAAAACTGCATCAGGTTTGTATATTCCTGATACTGCTAAAGAAAAACCATCTAAAGGAACTGTAGTTTCTGTTTCTGAAGAAGATGCTGAAGGTAAAAAAGCTAGCGTAAAAGTTGGCGATGTTGTAATTTATGGTAAATACGGCGGTACTGAGTTCCCTTACGAAGGTAAAGATTACCTGATTATGCGCGAAACTGACATCTACGCTGTTGTAGGATAA
- a CDS encoding TIGR03915 family putative DNA repair protein, which translates to MIYIFDGSLPGLLTAVFEWFERKPGKVVLKSFEMFQPEAFAESFTVITDASKADRVWLGLQKKLTKAGLRKFYCTYLSEILEAYNHLFHFSVYIFKQAAGAEGNYGNEHVMALAKYAKSVEREKHRMEAFIRFQKTGDGLFYAGIDPDFNVLPLISNHFKNRYADQQWIIYDLKRKYGLHYNLDTVTEITIGFAEGINKQKPAPALMDENEALYAALWKDYFKSANIVARKNTKLHVQHVPKRYWKYLTEKTYE; encoded by the coding sequence ATGATCTACATCTTCGACGGTTCCCTACCTGGACTCTTAACAGCTGTTTTCGAATGGTTTGAACGCAAACCCGGCAAGGTTGTGCTCAAATCATTCGAAATGTTTCAGCCCGAAGCCTTTGCCGAAAGTTTTACGGTGATCACCGATGCTTCAAAAGCCGACCGTGTTTGGCTGGGGCTTCAAAAGAAACTGACGAAAGCAGGCTTGCGCAAATTTTACTGCACTTATTTATCCGAAATCCTGGAGGCCTATAACCACCTCTTTCATTTTTCGGTTTATATTTTTAAGCAGGCCGCCGGTGCGGAGGGCAATTATGGCAACGAACACGTAATGGCGCTTGCTAAATATGCCAAAAGTGTAGAGCGCGAGAAACACCGGATGGAGGCCTTTATCCGGTTTCAAAAAACAGGTGATGGTTTATTTTATGCCGGTATTGATCCCGACTTTAATGTGCTGCCTTTAATTTCCAATCATTTTAAAAACCGTTATGCCGATCAGCAATGGATAATTTATGATTTAAAGCGCAAATATGGTTTACACTACAATTTAGATACGGTAACAGAAATCACAATTGGTTTTGCCGAAGGGATTAACAAGCAAAAGCCCGCCCCTGCACTGATGGACGAAAATGAAGCGCTTTATGCGGCCCTTTGGAAAGATTATTTTAAAAGCGCTAACATTGTAGCCAGAAAAAACACAAAATTACACGTGCAACATGTACCTAAAAGATATTGGAAATACTTAACAGAGAAAACTTATGAATAA
- a CDS encoding putative DNA modification/repair radical SAM protein — MSDRIREKLNILADAAKYDVSCSSSGGTRKNDNKGLGNSHVSGICHTYTEDGRCVSLLKILLTNHCIYDCLFCVSRKSNDIKRAAFTVDEVVDLTMNFYRRNYIEGLFLSSGIFKNADFTMERLLLVVKKLRLEQNYNGYIHLKTIPGASDELIKEAGLYADRMSINLEMPTEAGLKLLAPEKNHADVIKPLEFVQKQITQFSADKKLIKHIPKFVPAGQSTQMVIGATPESDKDIMYTANAFYKNFSLKRVYYSGYVPISNDSRMPVLGTQPPLLRENRLYQTDWLMRFYGFKVQEILNDANPNLDVDIDPKLSWAIRNMQHFPVDINQADYKMILRVPGIGVMSAQKIVQARKFGKLRIDQLKKIGIAYNKARHFIVCADSPYQLRDYQGTQIKAFILAESKSKYLKTDNNQMLLF, encoded by the coding sequence ATGTCTGACAGGATTCGTGAAAAGCTGAATATTCTTGCTGACGCCGCTAAATATGATGTTTCTTGTTCATCAAGCGGCGGCACAAGAAAAAATGACAATAAAGGTCTTGGCAACAGCCATGTATCGGGCATTTGCCATACCTATACTGAAGATGGCAGGTGCGTATCCCTGCTAAAAATCCTGCTTACCAATCACTGCATATACGATTGTTTGTTCTGTGTTTCGCGGAAAAGCAACGACATCAAGCGCGCTGCCTTTACCGTTGATGAGGTGGTAGACCTGACCATGAACTTTTACCGGCGTAATTATATTGAAGGCCTGTTTTTAAGCTCAGGGATTTTTAAAAACGCCGATTTTACGATGGAACGCTTACTGCTTGTTGTTAAGAAACTGCGTTTAGAACAAAACTACAATGGTTATATCCACCTAAAAACCATTCCAGGTGCCAGCGATGAGCTAATTAAAGAGGCGGGCTTATATGCCGACAGAATGAGCATCAATTTAGAAATGCCTACCGAAGCCGGTCTTAAACTGCTCGCCCCCGAAAAAAACCATGCCGATGTAATTAAGCCCCTCGAATTTGTACAAAAGCAGATTACCCAGTTTTCGGCCGATAAAAAACTGATTAAGCATATTCCGAAATTCGTACCTGCCGGGCAAAGTACCCAAATGGTTATCGGCGCAACACCAGAAAGTGATAAGGACATTATGTATACCGCAAATGCCTTTTACAAAAACTTCTCGCTAAAAAGAGTGTACTATTCGGGTTATGTGCCCATTAGCAACGACAGCCGAATGCCGGTTTTAGGCACACAACCGCCATTATTAAGAGAAAACCGCCTGTACCAAACCGATTGGCTGATGCGTTTCTACGGCTTTAAGGTTCAGGAAATTTTAAACGATGCCAACCCAAACCTCGATGTAGATATCGACCCCAAATTGAGCTGGGCCATCCGCAACATGCAACATTTTCCGGTCGATATTAATCAGGCCGATTACAAAATGATTTTGCGCGTTCCGGGGATTGGGGTAATGTCGGCCCAAAAAATTGTTCAGGCCCGCAAATTTGGAAAACTGAGGATTGACCAACTTAAGAAAATAGGCATTGCCTACAATAAAGCACGGCATTTTATAGTTTGTGCCGATAGCCCCTATCAGTTAAGAGATTATCAGGGCACCCAGATTAAAGCCTTTATCCTGGCCGAAAGTAAAAGCAAATATTTAAAAACAGATAACAACCAGATGCTTTTGTTTTAA